The Sesamum indicum cultivar Zhongzhi No. 13 linkage group LG6, S_indicum_v1.0, whole genome shotgun sequence genomic interval CCCTTCACGTCCTCCACATAATTTGTGGACGCCTGCCAATGAGATACAAGTCAATAGCAAGATCGCTTAGACTCCAATCCTGAATTCCAAGTTTACTCCTTTGTATACTAGCGAAAATGTCGGTAAGAGATCTATCCGTAGGTGCTGGTTCATTTTCCATACCATTTCCTGTGGAACAAACACTTATGACCTTTGATCtttcattaacttttttttactGAAATCCATTCTTTATATCTATAATCATGTTATATGCTTTATGAAAGAAGTCACAGGGAGAAAAATGAGCGTAGAATGGCAGCCACTATTCACTTCCTAATGCTGATTCCTCGTTTTACTCTAATCTGATATCGTCAAAGCTTCAATCTATACCACCACCTGCTCTACACCACCCCACCAccccccacaaaaaaaaaaaaacaaaggaaaaagttACAAACCTGTTGGACGAGCCCACTTGTACAACTGCAAAGCGGGTTCAAGAGCTTTACCAACCCAACCAATATCTGGCTTCCGTTTACGATTATGACTGCACAAATCATCCTCCTCTGAACTGCAATTGCTTATCTCAGAATCTTTATTCGTGGAATTTTTGTCTTAACTTATAATTTGTCTAACTTATCTCAGATTCATTCTTTCCTCTGAGTTCATCATCTTTATCTGCCTTCGACCACCGGAATCGGTTCAGAACATTGTACGCGTGCTTCTTGCATGAACACTCTCGCCGTAATAATCTTATGCCCCTCCTGAAATCTGCAAGAAAAGAACTGCTCGATTACATGTTGATAATCACAGATTAATCTGATCGAGAAGAAGAAGACCGCCCCTGCGTAATGGGTGTTTTATACATTCTACAGAATTGCAGAAATGCGAGCCATGTGCATATCCTTCGTGTCTGCGGAGTGGAGTGAGGTGGAGATGATTGGGCTGGTGATGGTTAAAGGTGGCTGTTCGTGCGCAGGTTAGTTTGGTTTTGTGGACCGTTCAACAGGAGAAAAGAACCCAACGTTGAAGGGTGGGAAAAGAGAATTACGTCAAGATTTAAGGGTATTATAGTCTTTAGATCATACATCTTGGGCTTGTGGGTTCTGGGTACAAGCTTCACCTTTCCTTCTGGGCTTGGCCCAATTGAATACATGTAGAGGTTGTTGACCaagtttaacaaaatttatgtttagGAAGTTTTAACCCAAATTGAGTATAGTCggatttgaatcaattatgagactaatataatacattaaaaTTCAGATAAAATGATGATCATATagcacttattttataattgatttgattttatagATCTTAATTTGGGTAATTTTTTCATGTCAATTGGTCCagttttaattcaaatacaatcctattatgtaatataatcagtaaaatattaattagctctaagtaaaaaaaaattccacaaaGCTACGCTAATACAAAGTTGAGTACTATGATGAATTAATATTCAGAAGGCATTTTCCATATGGGTGgaatacaaaaatatcaaataatataaatcatgccatattagtataatataaattaattccaccacaTCCCTCGTCCATTTAATGTTTCTACACTCTGAGGTAACATCACGTATTTCAATTTAACATCATATTCGgtaataatttgttgattttttatgcatatttcccacttgatatattaattctcGTACTTTTCTAACTTGTTTCAAATTCCATTCATATTACATTCCATGAATATCAAAATAAGCCTATCTCCTGGCCATGGTCCTCTGACTTGTACCAGAAAGTGTCTCAAAATTTGTGCATATTGCATATGTTATTCCTTCCCATAATGTTCTTATTATTGAATTCCTGCAATTGTTTACTTCTCTAGGTCACATGCATGCATTAACCTACTGATCATTTATCTGGGgacaattaatatttcttggaTCAAACTACGTACCTAGTCAACCAGCAGCAAGCTGTCACTGATCAAGAACAAAATCCTGTTCCCCACATGTTTGATCAAAAGTTAAAACCATTCTTCACAACTACTACTTATAACACATCCAGACAGGGAAGAAAACCATCAGGACAAGATTATAGTATGGCAACTGATGATTATGATTGGGAGAAAGAGGTCGAGGAGTTTGAGAAAACGAAAGCCGGTGTTAAAGGGCTTGTAGATTCTGGGATTACAAAGGTTCCTAGGTTCTTCATTCGTCCCCTAGAGAAGTTGCCTGGTAGAGCCAACTCTAGAGATGGACTTCATGTTCAGATCCCTGTGATAGACTTTCAGGGAGTCGAGGGAAACGGAACTCAACGAAGGCAGATCGTTGATGAGATCCGTAAAGCATCAGAAACTTGGGGATTTTTCCAAATTGTTAACCATGGAGTACCTACGAGTGTAACGGATGGTATACTAGAAAGCACGAGGAGATTCCATGAACAACCTAAGGAAGCCAAGATGGACCTCTATTCCTCCGATGGCCGGCGCAATGTCAGGTTCTATACGGTAAACGGACATCTCAAGAAACCGGAGGTTGCAGCCTGGAGGGATGCGTTTTCTTGCACGTTTATGGACGACGTTCTGGATCCTAAGCTTATCCCTCCTGTTTGCAGGTAACATTTTCCTTGGCTAATGATGATTTGTGGTGGCAGTTTCTGCTGCTTGTTATGTAAACATTCAATGTCTTAGGTTGTACCTTAACGTAAAAGCAGGGATCCTCATTTCTGCAATCTGATGAATGCCTACAGGAATGAAATCACTGAGTACATGAATCAGATGATCAATGTTAGAGACGTTTTATCTGAATTACTGTCGGAGGCTTTAGGCCTGAGCAGGGATTTCTTGGAGCGGTTACAGTGCATGAAAAGTGAATATTTGTCGTGCCTCTATTATCCACCCTGCCCTGAACCGGACAGGACGCTTGGCACGGTTAAACACTCCGATCCCACAATTCTCACCGTTTTAGTCCAGGACGACTCTGGCGGCCTCCAAATACATCATCACGATGATTGGCTCGATGTGCCTCCCGTTCAAGGAGCTTTAATAATCAACATTGGAGATTTTCTGCAGGtaatgtaaatgtaataaCTTAAGACATTCTTAAACGAGCTTTTTTCAATCGATCTTTAGTGCCTTGTTGTCTTATATTCTGTTTTTTGGGACAATGTGTGTAGCTTATAACTAATGACAAGTTCAAGAGTGTGGAGCATAGAGTGTTGGCCAGGTCTAAAGGCACTCGGGTCTCGGCTGCATGCTTCTTTTATCCTAGTTCTGAACAAATTATGAAGGCATATGGACCAATACAAGAGCTTCTGTCTGAAGAGAATCCTGCTCTATACAGAGAAGTGAGTTACATAGATTTTCTCACACACTACCAGAAAAACGTACGAGGAGGTCATTCAgctctttcaaattttaaagtcATACACCCATGATTATAAAGCCATGAATTCAAATCCCATCAATATGTGAATaatgttctattttaatattagctATC includes:
- the LOC105163584 gene encoding 1-aminocyclopropane-1-carboxylate oxidase homolog 11-like, with amino-acid sequence MFDQKLKPFFTTTTYNTSRQGRKPSGQDYSMATDDYDWEKEVEEFEKTKAGVKGLVDSGITKVPRFFIRPLEKLPGRANSRDGLHVQIPVIDFQGVEGNGTQRRQIVDEIRKASETWGFFQIVNHGVPTSVTDGILESTRRFHEQPKEAKMDLYSSDGRRNVRFYTVNGHLKKPEVAAWRDAFSCTFMDDVLDPKLIPPVCRNEITEYMNQMINVRDVLSELLSEALGLSRDFLERLQCMKSEYLSCLYYPPCPEPDRTLGTVKHSDPTILTVLVQDDSGGLQIHHHDDWLDVPPVQGALIINIGDFLQLITNDKFKSVEHRVLARSKGTRVSAACFFYPSSEQIMKAYGPIQELLSEENPALYREVSYIDFLTHYQKNVRGGHSALSNFKVIHP